The sequence below is a genomic window from Glycine max cultivar Williams 82 chromosome 20, Glycine_max_v4.0, whole genome shotgun sequence.
aagggggttcTTTTTTTCAACCAAAAGTGTCTCTCAAACTTTTTAACAAGGCCCCATTGAATGGCTATATCAGATAAACATACATAACATAATGGAGGGGGACCAAAGCTCAAGACACAGACTCTACTACTCTCTCTAGTGTTGTGTTGTGCTCATTCCTTAAAATTTGTCATTCACACTTTCAACCTCATCCTCTGTAAAATTCAAAACCATCAATTTAACAAAGCTAAACCTTCAATTTAACCGAACCTAAAACCTACCCGATCTGACACTCAAACACACCTTTCaaacttcaaaaattaaaaaaaaaaaattaaaactaaaaatgctGCTGCACCAACAGATCCTCCAATTTCCTGAAACAcgacttaataataataataataataataataataataacaataataataataccgaAAATTCGATTTCCTCTAATTCTTGACTTGAGAAAGCAGCAAGAACACACAGGAACTTGAAAACGAGCTGAAATGCCTCACTCAACAATTCAACATCACAATTCTGAATTCATTTCACGTTGTGAAAGCATTTGAGTAAAGCAAAACAAACACGCAACCGAGAAAAAGCGAAGCTTGGAAAAAGCAACTAGTCAAGTATGTTGACCGATCCAGAAGCCACAGCAAATGCTCTGTCAGGTAATTAAGCAGATGAAGTTTGTGATCAACGTGTGAAtgaagcagaagaagaagatctTGTGTTGtgttgcagaagaagaagaactgaGTGAGAAGTTTCAGtttgagaagagaagagaacagaacaatctcaaaaaaaaaaaaaaaagaatttgagagagaaaaatgagtCCTGAGTCTGACAAAAGGGTTGTTTGGTTTCCGAGAAagttgagagagaaaaatgaaaataatttgctAACCATCCACGCTGTGTGGAGATGAACCAGCTTTTCTGCTTTCCTTTGCTTTTAAAATTCAACATAAtaatcataaatcataaataaataaaaaaatacataaagtaagaagaagaaaaataaaattatatgatagtAATACTACGTAGAATTTTCCTTTGACTATAAACGAGTCTAATAAATGTGGCGTGGTAAAATAGTAGTAACTCAGCTTTTTAAATTTACGATTAATtttcctgtaaaaaaaaatacgattaatttatatgttcattacattcttcttctctttataGTTTTAatcattgaaatttaatttttctgtgCAATTTGATGCCACTAGTTTAACCGTATAATTTTGGTTTATCCATTTAACTCTTATTAACTTCAATGtccaatatttaatatattatacattaaatattagatataaaatattaaatattaaatatataccaAAACCATATAGTTGAAATAAGAGAAGTTTTAGTAACACTTTTTATATACTTGCAGTAAAAAAGAATATACTTTTTCTAGGCATACTCTACCATTATTGAATAAAAGttattgaaaaatagaaaaaaataattgttaaataaaaaataaaacccacataaatttataatttttaataaattttaattaataaaaaagagtgtgcttaaaaaaattattgtttgcatttctcttaaaataatatcaattaaattgaaaaaaatcaacattaataagatgagaaaaaaatgaaattaagccttaatcaattataatttgatggaGTTATATACTTATGTGcatttaaatgataaatgacGTTATCTTTTATATGTGGGGGTTTTGTGGCATTTAAATTTTGCGGGCTTTTTCTTTTTGCCAaccaattttgaattttgaaacaaaaattcaatGCATGCATAGCGTCTTATGGTGGAGCCACGAGTACATTGACGAAACTAGCCCTATTGAGCTTGACTTTTAATTGGGATTTGGGGAAAGTTGTTAGTTAGTAATAGTGCCACACAGGCACCGTCCTACattaaatgacaaaagaattcactaaatcaaataaaacataaaaatattactactaGATTATTAGTATCAAGCTAGCCAAGAAAAGTAggctaaataaattatttgttcctaaaatttgtaattatataGACTGTTGTTTGCTTGTGTAATggacttatttttaaatttaattaataatttggtaGGACTTCCCTCTTATCAAACCTACTGTGCtacttttgtttaaaaaatgtaaaatatgaaaaaaataatattattatgtctCCGTCGAATAACAATAAAGTGTGAGATCACCAATAATTCGTAACGTAAGTCATATGTTAcatcatgtatttattttttttggttaattattCTCTATCATAACAAGAAATATTTCCGGAAAATGttgaaaatttgtattttgaGCTCAAaacattcctttttttttcgttGTTTGCAATATTTGCGATTGATGCTCATATACAACAGTTGATGAAAATACACAACTATCATGATATtaacttgaaattaatttatagtgtttatagtttatttataaataaaaaatgagttgtGTGGCTAAAGTATGATCACTtgtacatttttaatatatatatatatataggttggTGAATTATTCCATTGCTTTACAGTCCGGAAAGTATCAATTCTTttcccattaaaaaaaattatcttgatAATTTAGCATCAAGAATGTTGGAATGAAAGAATCACGAAATGAATGAATGTTATATACAAATGTAGGTTTAGCATATAATTTGTAAAGAGATTCCGACCgaaaatatatatgttcataTACACTGCTGacaatttttctctctcaattatattacttattttgctttatattttcttttttcttttatatctatctagtgatttaaaaaaaaaatctagatgTATAAATATGATTTCTCATACGTTAATTTAGGTGGCAAAGCACCACATTTTTGtgttgaaagaagaaaaaaaaaatacttaccaCATATCTCAAAGCAATTTTGTAATCGGACACAACTAATTAATGTATTAAAGttaatttgtcaaaattaatttctttactaACTATGACacgttttaaatatatttataaaaacaaaatatataaatatataaatatacctCATGTCATATGCTGGattgtttcttttaattatcTACTTTTAcgaatatattttcatttcttacttttaaacttatattttctGAGATGAAAATTATTCTATTATTCCAAAGTcatgaaaaattattacaaaaaccccatatcatatcttttttattattaattacaagATAGGATGCAGCCATTTCGTAATTTTACTGTAGCTATCCTGTTCAAAAACTCGAAAtgcaaaattatgtttttactaAAAGTAAAAGTTCGcaaataaagtatttttcaattttctctaCATTTTATGAGTTAATATAATGAATAGATCACATAtaacttttttgttatttacttattatataTGAGTTGTTTAGTTCATAAAAAGTATccccttcatttttattttttttctaaacaatcattcttcatatatatatgcataggaattatacatttaaaaaattaatgataaggTAATTtacttagtttattttattaataaaggaGTAAGAACTGTaaagggagaaaaagaaaaagaaagaaatgtagGAACTCAAGTGAAAGAAAAAAGCAACATGTTTGACGGATAAATAAGGTAATATGGCCAATTGGGCatagcaaaaagaaaaaggattaatttatagtaatatattgttattgttatgaatgaatattattttaatgacaATGAGAAAGATGATTAGGTTTCACTAACACAAATACAAAAGGTGGAGGGAGTCAAAGCACGTTGGATTCTTTTGAATTTTAGCCGTTGGATTGGGATCAGAGGGCTATAGATGAAGTTAATGTGGAAGTGCAGACACGTGATTGCCTACGCCGGCAAGTGTTAGCTGCGTAAGGTGTAATGCACTTATACTGTCCCCTTCTCATTGTGCTTTTGCTCAATGGGTCCCATGCTCACACCAGCCAATCACAACCCTTTCCTTTCCTCTTCaacattaataataatgttttgttattattttattatcttaatcACCCAAAAACTATAAGAAAACCAGCCAAAATATGACATGCTACGAAAAATATGGTCATCGTAATAATAACGTTTCTTATTCAAGTTCATAAATTTGGTGTATCCCTTGGTCTTATCCTTTGTTTGAAATGAAagcaaagagaagaaaaataaataaaatgatataagatCAAcgactctttctctctcttaaaaAACACTCGAAgtgttttttcattaaattattataattatcctATTGTTTCTTGCTTtataactatttatgtttcttttctgTTTGCAAACATAAATTTTGGTAAGTTTTTTAACCATCATGAACAAGCAACACAGGAAAAAATAGAATggctttgttttctttcaagTATCATCGTTGCCTCATTTTCAAGCAAAGAAAAGAATTAAGGATCAAATTGTttacaagttttcaaggttatTGGGTCAATTTCATATGAAGGAAGGCTTTACTTAATGGGTTTCCTATTAACGTAGATAGACTATTTAGCCTTAGATGAATCATTGATGCTAGTCCTAGTGATACAAGCTATATACTTAGGAcacaaatttttcttctttaatcttCAGTATTCAACCCTGACTTTATagcttttttcttctatttttagcTTTGACTTGACATGTGTTTAGAGTGTTTTACTTATTGACTTTATCCTCATCAAAACTTAGCAGCAAAACTTAGGTAGATCCTCTTTTTAAATGCTTGGAAGTTTCACAGTTCAGGAGTCATGATTTCAGTTTTCCCTTTAATGCTTACAATAACAAATAGTTAGTATTTTGTAATGATCATGGGTAATATTAAGGGTtgtttaaaatgaaacaaaaaaaatggatcaCTACTATGCAAAGATGACTTTTTTCATCGATTAAAAATGATGTTTTCCACGGGTTGTACGCTTGTTATAGGAATTTGGCttgtttgatatattttaatgaatttatttatttcttaaaataaaattgattgatttttaattCCTCATGTGTTTGTTAGTCCTTTTATCATGAAATTTATTTCATGATAtgtgatttaatttttacaagtctTGATTGAATTCCTTGAGTGGTATtggatttatttaatttggttGATTCTGTGTGttgtttgaatttatttaaattaacatgttaatgttagttaattaaaatatgtgatatgttaatttatttattttgattaagtgTGTTAATTGATGGATATGTTTTGAATTAGGAAATTATGAAcccaaaaaatagtaaataacaTGGTTAATTGGGCTTAGAAATTCAAATCTGTCAGTTAGAGGGAGTGTATTTAACAGAACAAGAGGTGAAACAACAACTAGTGGCCTTGTGCTATTTGATTCTCAAATAGCAAGTTGGAGAGGGGTACAAACAGTGACAGATTGGGATGACATATGTTTTTAGCCCAATAAGCCACCAGGCAGATTTAGGGATACTTGAGAGAAATAATGTAGATGGAAATGGAAAAAAGAGAGCGAAAATAAGtgagaaataaaatgataaattgagTTGTTTGGTTGAAGAGCAAATATAGAAGAGTAAAAATAGTACAAGTGGATTccactattttaaaatttatttccaccttatttttcctttatcaAACAcccaaatattaatattatttaatttttttccatccTCCCAATCCATCTATCAAACCAAATACAAGCTAAATAAATGGAAATTGGGCTTTTTCTTTCCTACAGACTACCCCAAAAGTCACTTTTAGTGGCCATTACTATGTCCTTTACTTGCTACATATTATTTAGTGGCATTTATACCGGAAGCTGGTAAATACCCTTTTAATGGCCACTAAACTAAAACTTTTTGCTGGCACTTGCTCTGGCCATTAAAGTGGCCACTGAAGGTAGTTTGACAATTGCTCTTTTTTCACCTATTTGTCAGCCTTTAGTATTgcccgtaaaaaaaaaaatactaagatACAAGTCAAGACATGTCAATTCAAACTTTCATAGGCAGATCCTTGTAATGTAAACATGAAACTCAAAAGACATGGTATATATTGAAAGAAGGTAAAATCTTGAACATCTTCATAGTGCATTGAACTCAATGCTTCAGGATTTTCCTAAGCTtagactataaaaaaaatggggaAAAACAGGTTCCAAATCCTTGTCATGACAGAGCAAATAACTGCAAATCTAATGTGATTGAAAAACTCATATGATTCTAAGTCTAATAACAAGTGTAACAATGGTCACAATACAAAACATAGTTTGAAAAAATTGCTTCAACTCTTGATCAAGACAAAGTCTTCGATAGCCAACTTCACTGTTTGAAGAGGAATCACTCAGCTAGCCatctttatcatttaattttcttgacCTATTTTTGCTTCCCAATTTTCATTCACATTGCCCATCTGTATTTCCATAAAAGTAAAGCAATatcaaaacaataataattaaatgcacaacCTTTAATATTTAGTAATAACCAGCTTACTGCAACAATCAgtatgcaaaaatgatgatgacagtttcatatgaacaaaaaaacacaaaaagcaaTAAATTAAGACAtaacaaatgtaataaattaatttatatgaaataaattacgtgatataaaaattaaccaactataaataaataagcacCTTCTATGGAAAGAATGAAAAGTGCCTCTGCTGCTATTCTGCGAACATTTTCATCATTTCCTTTTCTAACAAGCTTCAACAAGGAAGAGATGTCACCAAGTTGGACCATACTTTGCTTATTTTTCTCagcaattaaaatttgtttcttaGAGATGCATATTGAAAGAATTTAAATAGGTAACAGATATGGAAAACCTGTTTTCACAGTCACAGTAGGATTTGATTGTAATTTTGTTATCCTATTTGCATTGCCACGAGAAGGAGCTGCTGatcagaaatgaaaaaaaatatgaaacataCATGTTTGTACACCAAGcatggaaaaatataaattagagtaaaaatatCAGTTCAAGCAACAAAAATTGCCAGTATAAATATCAGTTTGTCATCACCCATACTTCTAATTTTATGATCCAAGTTGCCTCCAACTTTTCCCCAACCACTAGAATGATTTGAATCATAAGCAATTTCATTCTTCTCCATTGAAGCACCCCATGAACAGTTCTGATTTGAAGTACTTTTAGTCTCCCAAGCAATAACTTCTACACCTACACATTACAACAAAACAAGGGAAATGATGAACAAGTAGTTAACTGGAAACAAAGACATGCATGTGCTAAAAAATTTATGTACTACAATCTATATCTTTCGAACTAAAAGATGTTGACTttaaagacaattcaaaattgtcctagaatgtgttttttctagtagtggtgGTTACCCGTTCATGCACTCACATACAAAAATATATGTGAAAATGGTCAAGTTATTCCAAGAGTAACTCAAAGAGTTATCCTCACTGgtaacataaaaaatgagttaCTTGTTATAATCattagattaaaagaaaatgaaaaatgaagatGGAAAGTAACTTTTAaagtttcattaatttaaagttatttgatcTCTcatctctgtctctctctcttgtgtgtgtatatatatatatagagagagagaataatCAATAATTGTGTGAATTAACTTGTGTGAGATTGTTCttgcttaatttaaaattaaaaattttaaaagacaattttcttaaaatacatcCAAGGTATAGCTTGTTGCGTATTCCTTCTAATGAGTGTACATACGTTAGCAAATActtatatgtgtgtgtgcaaGTACATTAAAATTTTGTACTGCCTTATGCAACTTAACCATTGAGCACGTGGATCAACCAACCCGAGATTGTTTCAAGTAGTCTCAAGTTCAAGTGTTAGATATGCAACTACTTGGAGAGAATTTTGTTACTTATAGTTGTCTTACTCAATTcaagtaggattttttttatgcatgagGATACTTGTGGCCTACACAAAAAACCAACTTAAATATGAGTCATATCCAAAATTAGTACatctttcataattttaatcttttaatttataattattaaattatgtcCAAATTTAAAGTATTCATAAATTACACAAAATACtgttaattacattaataatcAATATCATTGGACAAAAATCTAAGTtagtcatttttattattaaaaagccATGCtagtcattttctttttcaaattattttttcgcTTCAGTTTTGGCATAAGTTTCCTATATTATATGATTTGAGGCTATCAATATGTTATTGATCTAAGTAAAACTGGACTTAGATATGTTAAACATGGTCTCAAATTTTAAGTCttgaatgaaaattaaaaaaaaaaagtgtttgagAGGGGGGAGATCCATTAACTAAGTTCTTTTGTGGAGAATAATTATTGATAAAGCTAATCATACTTTATACCCACAACatggttaaaaaaatgatttgaggGTAGATATTGaatccaaatttaatataatataaataattggtTTGTTCCAAAagtcttaaatattttattcactAAAGTTTTGACATATAAGTTTCGGATATAATATGGTTTGAGGCTAGATTGGATGTAAGATTTGATTTTTTCCAAACATCTTCACGTGTTTTAATAAATTCGGATTAGACGCAAACAAAGATCATTATGATGGCGGCGTTGAAGTTGAAAcaataatgataaaaagaaaaacagaagtGAATATTATGAATCTGAAAACAGAAATGGTCTTGAAATGGGGCTGTGTTCGTTACTTTGAACTCTTCCCAATTATTGTTGTACAATAGGTTCAAttatatactattaattaatcattattaGAACGCTTCCATACGTGAAAGTTTCTACCTTAATTTGATAACTAAAAATGTCCCATCATTTTAATATAATCTAATTTGGTCTACACGAAATACTGCTATTTGTTTCCTTCGCGTGCATTCTAACTTGTTTTTATATAAGCAACATGCAGTGGCTAGTGGCTACGAAGTCAATACCTTGTAAATAAATGCCAACATTTCATCAAATTGTACGTACGTACTTAGTTAAATACCACTTGCAGCCACCAAAGCGTGGAAATATTCCCCCTGAATTCAAGCTGGTATATATTTTCTTCACCCTTTTTTTATTCAGTTATTGTCTTCACAATTAATTAGCCTTTTGCTAGTGGTCAATATGCATGTTAAcctaaaatagaagataaagttGAACCTCGTCAAGAGAAGTGTTCAACCGCAAACAACTTCAACGTGCTactacttattttaattttcagtaTAAAACACgcgttttaattattaattattttccaaaGCAAAACTTCATGCACGAGTCATATCCATCCCTCTTGCAAAATGAACCTATAAATACATTCCCTTGAGCTCAAGTTCTCTCCACCTCTTCCTTAATTACTAGTCaacaaaacatatatacaaCATAGTTCTCTTCCTAGTCTTTTCCTTAAATTACAACAACTTTTCAATACTCAGTCTACTTAATCATATAGCAATAATAACAGCTATGGATAATACTCCAAGATTGATTCAAACGGTTTCAAGCTTGGTTCTGATTCTAAGCATTTCATCATTGGCCTCGGCATCTCTGAAAGTGGGTTTCTACAGCTCAACGTGTCCCTCTGCCGAGGCAATAGTTAAAAGCACGGTAGAAAAAGCAATATCTGCCAACCCAGGCATAGCTGCTGGTCTCATCAGAATGCATTTCCATGATTGCTTTGTCAGGGTAAGTTAGCAAGGGTATGTTTAGATAAACTTTTCCagaaacactttttaaaaaaaaaaattaaaatgagtttCTTTATAAGCTAAAAAATGCATAAGCTAATTCGTAGAACCTTTCTTATACTGAAAAACTCATTTCGACTTGTTCTTCTTAAAAGTACTTCTGGACGAGCTTCTCCAAACAGATCGACCTTCAAAGTTTCCTATATAAATGCATGTTTAATAAAAAGATTTGAATTTCTGGTTCTAAAATTGTTATGTCTTACAGGGTTGCGATGGTTCTGTGCTACTGGCATCTACACCGGGTAATCCAATATCTGAAAGAGACAATTTCGTGAACAACCCAAGCTTGCGCGGCTTCGAGGTGATTGAGGATGCCAAGAACCAAATAGAGGCTGCATGCCCTGAAACGGTATCATGTGCAGACATATTGGCATTCGCAGCACGAGACAGTGTTTCCAAAGTGGGTGGCATAAGCTACGACGTTCCATCGGGACGAAGAGATGGGCGTGTCTCGATCGGCGATGAAGTGCTAGACAATCTTCCTAGACCATCCTTGAGCGCTGATGATCTTATTAGTAACTTTGAGCGAAAGGGTTTGTCAGCAGATGAAATGGTGACACTCTCAGGAGCGCATTCAATCGGTGTGTCCCATTGTGGTGCCTTCTCGAATCGCTTATACTCTTTCAGTGACACAGTCACACAAGATCCCTCATTGGACTCTTCATATGCTGAAACGTTGAAAACACAGTGTCCCCCACCACCACCCACCTCAGACCCAACAGTGTCTCTTGAACCATCCACGCCAATTCGTTTGGACAGTAAATACTATGAGGGATTGATCAACCACCGCGGC
It includes:
- the LOC100792351 gene encoding peroxidase 5, whose translation is MDNTPRLIQTVSSLVLILSISSLASASLKVGFYSSTCPSAEAIVKSTVEKAISANPGIAAGLIRMHFHDCFVRGCDGSVLLASTPGNPISERDNFVNNPSLRGFEVIEDAKNQIEAACPETVSCADILAFAARDSVSKVGGISYDVPSGRRDGRVSIGDEVLDNLPRPSLSADDLISNFERKGLSADEMVTLSGAHSIGVSHCGAFSNRLYSFSDTVTQDPSLDSSYAETLKTQCPPPPPTSDPTVSLEPSTPIRLDSKYYEGLINHRGLLTSDQTLYTSQSTRGMVQSNANNGASWADKFALAMLRMGSIEVLTGSDGEIRKQCSFVN